Genomic segment of Pararhodobacter zhoushanensis:
CGGTGCGCGTCATGATGCCGGGTGTTCTTGGTGCCTTTATCGATGCCAGCGTGAAACTTCAAGTCCCCGGCTGGATTTTCACCCCTGTTCGCGGCTCAGCTCACAAAGCCCAGCAGCGCGCCCAGACCGGTGCGGATCAACAGGTCAACGGCGAAAAAGAACACTGCAGTCAGGCCGGTCAGAACCAGCACCATGATGGTGCTGACGCCCACTTCGCGGCGGGTCGGCCACGAGACCTTGGCGGTCTCAGCACGTACCTGCTGCATAAAGGTCAACGGGTTGGTCCAAGCCATGGGAACACCTCTGGGCACAATCGCAAGCCACACGAATAGCGGCGCGGCGGGTTGGCGCTCAGATACGCCCCGCCCGTGGCGGATCCAACCCTGCGGGACCAACCAGAGCACGAAGCCGCCGATGTTGACGTTTCTGCAACACAGCACGCGCTGGCCCGCGCGCGGCTCACAAGGCCGACCGTCGGCGGCCATCGCCGCGTCCCTCCGACAGTTCAAAGCCTTGCGTATCCGCGGCACCGGTTTCAGGGTCGCCGCATAGGCCGCAGGGCCGCATTCGGGGATCAGAAGCGATGGGCGCAGATTCTGCTTTACGGCGGAGCCGGGCCGTGGATGGGTCACACAAACCTGCAGCGTGAAAGGCGGTGACATGGATTTTCAGAACTGGATTGCCTTCGTTGCTGCCTCCACGGCCCTGCTGCTCATCCCCGGACCGACGGCGTTGATGATCCTCAGCTATGCCGTCAGTCAGGGCCGACGGGTCGCGCTGGCAACCGTCGCGGGCGTCGTCCTTGGCGATCTGGTGGCCCTGACGGCCTCGCTTGCCGGACTGGGCGCTCTGGTGCTGGCTTCGGCAACGCTGTTCACGGTGCTCAAATGGATCGGCGCGGCCTATCTGGTGTATCTGGGGTTCGCCCTCATCCGCAGCAGCGCCACCGCCGGACCCGGGCAGCCCGGACCCGTCGCCCGGACGAAAGCTGCCCGCGTCTTTGTCCATGCGGCCACGGTGACGGCCCTCAATCCCAAATCCATCGTCTTCTTTATCGCCTTCGTCCCCCAGTTCGTGTCCGTGGACCAGCCCTTGGTGCCGCAATTCGCGATTCTGGCCGCGACCTTCGCCGGCATGGCGGCGATCAATGCCTTCGTGCTGGCGATGCTGGCGGACCGGCTGCGGCACAAGATCGCGCGCCCTACAGTTATCGGCTGGCTCTCCCGGCTGGGCGGCGGCGCGCTGATCGCCATGGGGCTTGCCACCGTCGCGTTCAAACGCTCGGCGTAGTCACGATTGCGACACCGCGCGTCTGCGGGTGCCGGTCAAGGACGTCTCTGATCTGGGAAGGTAAGGATGGCAGGGGCAGCAGGGTTCGAACCCGCGACCTACGGTTTTGGAGACCGTCGCTCTACCAACTGAGCTATACCCCTATCCTTGGCGGGGAACTACGGCAGCGCAAAAGGGAAATCAAGGGGCGAATTTCATCAAGATCGCGCGCAGTCACCCGCCGACCGATTCGCCGCGCCCGTCTTCATCTTGCTGTAAATACGCACCCTGCCTTTTTCCCCACAGGCGCGTGCGCAAGCGGGGTGGGTGGGCGGGAGCGCCGCGCGCGCGCCGGGCCACAGACCCCGACGCCAAAGTGTTGCCATCCCCACCCCCGCCCCTACACCGAAGGCAGGGCCAAACCGGGGGCATCCATGCTGGCAGGCAAGCGCATCCTTCTGATCATCGGCGGCGGTATCGCGGCCTATAAGTCACTCGAACTCATCCGCCTGCTCAAAGGCGCGGGCGCGACGGTCACCCCCGTCCTCACCAAAGGTGGTGCCGAATTCGTCACCCCCCTCTCCATCGCCGCCCTTGCCGGGGAACCGCTGCACCGCGATCTCTTCGACCTGACGACCGAGGCCGAGATGGGCCATATCCAGCTCTCGCGCGCTGCCGATCTGATTGTCGTCGCCCCTGCCACCGCCGACCTCATGGCCAAGATGGCGCAGGGTCACGCCGATGACCTCGCCTCGACCCTGCTGATGGCCACCGACAAGCGCGTGCTGATCGCGCCCGCGATGAACGTCCGCATGTGGAACCACCCCGCCACCCGGCGCAATCTCAGGACCCTTGCCGCCGACGGCATCCTCACCGTCGGGCCTGACAGCGGCGACATGGCCTGCGGTGAACACGGGCCCGGCCGCCTCGCGGAACCCGCCGCGATTCTCGCCGCCATTGACGCCGCGCTCTCGGACGGCCCGCTCAAGGGCAAGCATATCCTCGTCACCTCGGGCCCCACCCACGAACCCATCGACCCCGTGCGCTATATCGCCAACCGCTCCAGCGGCCAGCAGGGCAGTGCCATCGCTGCCGCGCTGCGCGATCTGGGCGCGCGCGTCACCTTCGTCACCGGCCCCGCCACCACACCGCCGCCCCCCGGCGTCACCGTTGTCGCCGTCGAGACCGCCCGTGAGATGCTGGCCGCCGTCGAAGCCGCCCTCCCCGCCGATGCCGCCGTCTTCGCCGCTGCCGTCGCCGACTGGCGGGTGAAATCCGAAGCGGGGCAGAAGATGAAGAAACAGGCGGGCGCACCGCTGCCCGTTCTGGAGTTTACCGAGAACCCCGACATCCTCGCCACCATCTCGCGCCACGCGCAGCGCCCGGCTCTGGTCGTCGGTTTCGCCGCCGAGACCGAGACTGTCATCGCCCATGCCCAGGCCAAACGCGCCCGCAAGGGCTGCGACTGGATCGTGGCCAATGACGTCTCGCCCGCCACCGGCATCATGGGCGGCGGCGAAAACGCCGTGCACCTGATCAGTGACGGCGGTGTCGAAGACTGGCCCCGCCTTCCCAAGCCCGAGGTCGCCCGCCGCCTCGCCGACCGCATCGCACAGGAACTCGCATGACCGTCCAGATCAACCTGACCCGCGAGGCCTGGGCCGACGCCGAGATCGCCCTGCCTGCCTATGAGACTGCAGGCTCTGCCGGGGCCGATATCCGCGCCAACCTGCGCCCCGAGGATCGCGCCACCGGCTTCACCCTCGACCCGTGGCACCGCGCGCTGATCCCCACCGGCCTGAGGCTGGAAATCCCCCCCGGGTTCGAGGTGCAGGTTCGCCCGCGTTCGGGCCTTGCGCTGAAATTCGGCGTCACCCTGCCCAACACCCCCGGCACCATCGACAGCGATTATCGCGGTCCGGTCGGGGTGCCGCTGATCAACCTGTCGGATGATCCCTACACCATCCAGCACGGCGAGCGCATCGCGCAGCTGATCGTCGCCCCCGTGGTGCAGGCGCGTTTCGCGCCCGTCGATGTGCTGGGCGATACCGCGCGCGGCACCGGCGGCTTCGGCTCGACGGGCCGCAGCTGATGATGGCGCTGCTCTTCGCCGCAGCGGCTCTCTGGGCGCTGGCCTGGGTGTTCGGTGTGCCGATGCGCGTGCGGCTGGTGGTGCTGGGCGTGGTCTGGCTGGCGATCGTCGCCGCCCATTTACTGCTGCCCGCCGAGATCCCCTTCCGCGCCAACACCGGCGGCGACGCGCGCCCCTGGCTGGTGCTGGCGATCCTCGCGCTGGCCATCTGGGGCTACCGCGCCCTGCTCGCCCGCCTGCGCCGCCGCGCGCAGGCGAAAGCGCCCGCGCCACCCGACACCACGCCCAAACCGCTGTTCTCCGACACCGAGCTGAACCGCTACGCCCGCCACATGATGCTGCGCGAGGTCGGCGGGCCCGGCCAGCGCGCCCTCAAACAGGCCAAGGTTCTGGTCATCGGTGCCGGCGGCCTCGGCTCGCCCGCCCTGCTCTATCTGGCGGCGGCGGGGGTCGGCACCATCGGGGTGATCGACGATGACACCGTTGATGGCACCAACCTGCAACGCCAGATCATCCACACCGACGCGCGCATCGGCATGCCCAAGGTCTTCTCGGCGCAGGCGCAGATGCAGGCGCTCAACCCTTTCGTCACCGTGCAGCCCTATCACCGCCGCCTGACCGAAGCCGAGGCCGAGCAGCTCTTTGCGCAGTATGACCTGATCCTCGACGGCACCGA
This window contains:
- a CDS encoding LysE family translocator yields the protein MDFQNWIAFVAASTALLLIPGPTALMILSYAVSQGRRVALATVAGVVLGDLVALTASLAGLGALVLASATLFTVLKWIGAAYLVYLGFALIRSSATAGPGQPGPVARTKAARVFVHAATVTALNPKSIVFFIAFVPQFVSVDQPLVPQFAILAATFAGMAAINAFVLAMLADRLRHKIARPTVIGWLSRLGGGALIAMGLATVAFKRSA
- a CDS encoding HesA/MoeB/ThiF family protein; translated protein: MMALLFAAAALWALAWVFGVPMRVRLVVLGVVWLAIVAAHLLLPAEIPFRANTGGDARPWLVLAILALAIWGYRALLARLRRRAQAKAPAPPDTTPKPLFSDTELNRYARHMMLREVGGPGQRALKQAKVLVIGAGGLGSPALLYLAAAGVGTIGVIDDDTVDGTNLQRQIIHTDARIGMPKVFSAQAQMQALNPFVTVQPYHRRLTEAEAEQLFAQYDLILDGTDNFDTRYLTNRIAVQCGKPLIAAAITQWEGQIALYDPARGGPCFECLFPERPAPGLVPSCAEAGVIAPLPGVLGSMMAVEALKTLTNAGAPLRGALVIYDGLYGESRRMTTHARADCPVCHGKGATA
- the dut gene encoding dUTP diphosphatase, translated to MTVQINLTREAWADAEIALPAYETAGSAGADIRANLRPEDRATGFTLDPWHRALIPTGLRLEIPPGFEVQVRPRSGLALKFGVTLPNTPGTIDSDYRGPVGVPLINLSDDPYTIQHGERIAQLIVAPVVQARFAPVDVLGDTARGTGGFGSTGRS
- the secE gene encoding preprotein translocase subunit SecE, with protein sequence MAWTNPLTFMQQVRAETAKVSWPTRREVGVSTIMVLVLTGLTAVFFFAVDLLIRTGLGALLGFVS
- the coaBC gene encoding bifunctional phosphopantothenoylcysteine decarboxylase/phosphopantothenate--cysteine ligase CoaBC, with the translated sequence MLAGKRILLIIGGGIAAYKSLELIRLLKGAGATVTPVLTKGGAEFVTPLSIAALAGEPLHRDLFDLTTEAEMGHIQLSRAADLIVVAPATADLMAKMAQGHADDLASTLLMATDKRVLIAPAMNVRMWNHPATRRNLRTLAADGILTVGPDSGDMACGEHGPGRLAEPAAILAAIDAALSDGPLKGKHILVTSGPTHEPIDPVRYIANRSSGQQGSAIAAALRDLGARVTFVTGPATTPPPPGVTVVAVETAREMLAAVEAALPADAAVFAAAVADWRVKSEAGQKMKKQAGAPLPVLEFTENPDILATISRHAQRPALVVGFAAETETVIAHAQAKRARKGCDWIVANDVSPATGIMGGGENAVHLISDGGVEDWPRLPKPEVARRLADRIAQELA